From a region of the Aulosira sp. FACHB-615 genome:
- a CDS encoding DUF3352 domain-containing protein, whose product MALPIVSVPVKKKQKPSLALTLSATGLLIIGGGVAYRLFSQGHFSGNLLVGANIIPNDALFAASVTTDPKQWQKLQEFGTKESQAQLNQTLMQLRDRFLTNNGFNFEQDIQPWVDKEVTLAILAPETNQSKPVATDSLTPDSQQSMVMVLPVKNSDLAQKILAQPKALKTGKWIDRTYQGVPIKQSEGEFGTNLSATLLDKRFLVITDNPKATERAIDAYKHQTSLATVGSFAENFPKISESNSFAQFYINVPNAAKIATKAPNRRLPAQVLAQLQNNQGLAGAISLESDGIRLKGVSWLNPQSQRLLSVDNSAGNMQQRMPAETLMMLSGSNLQRLWGDYILTSQGNPLSPVSPEQLRSGVKSLTSLDLERDLLSWMKGEFAVSLIPNVQNNGAPGDFRAGLVFMVKASDRKLAEASLQKLDDIIKTQYQFQIQPGTVAGQPVVNWIGPFGTLTASHGWLDQDTAFMVLGAPVTDKIVPKPTSTLASNLAYQQTVPTELNPTNSAFFIDVERMVNNFTLNTLFPKQRTFLEATRSIGATTSVSDSRSTRYDIFLSLKKSTNAATVPNSENHPNISSSKP is encoded by the coding sequence ATGGCGCTGCCTATTGTGTCTGTTCCCGTGAAGAAAAAACAGAAACCGTCTTTGGCACTGACGCTCTCGGCTACTGGTTTATTAATTATTGGTGGCGGAGTAGCCTATAGATTGTTCAGCCAAGGGCATTTTTCTGGAAATTTATTAGTAGGTGCAAATATTATCCCGAATGATGCACTGTTTGCTGCTTCTGTGACTACAGATCCCAAACAATGGCAGAAATTGCAGGAATTCGGCACAAAAGAATCGCAAGCACAACTTAATCAAACTTTAATGCAGTTGCGCGATCGCTTTCTGACGAATAATGGTTTTAATTTTGAGCAAGATATTCAACCTTGGGTAGACAAAGAAGTTACCTTGGCGATTTTAGCTCCCGAAACAAATCAGTCTAAGCCTGTAGCTACCGATAGCCTTACACCTGACAGCCAGCAGTCAATGGTGATGGTTTTACCTGTGAAAAATTCAGACTTAGCGCAAAAAATTTTGGCACAACCCAAAGCCTTAAAAACCGGGAAATGGATTGACCGCACCTATCAGGGAGTCCCCATCAAACAAAGCGAAGGGGAATTTGGGACAAACCTTTCTGCCACATTACTCGATAAACGCTTCCTGGTGATTACCGATAACCCGAAAGCCACGGAACGGGCAATTGATGCCTACAAACATCAAACATCCTTGGCAACAGTTGGCAGTTTCGCTGAGAATTTCCCCAAAATCTCTGAGTCTAATTCTTTTGCCCAATTTTACATCAACGTCCCAAATGCTGCCAAAATTGCCACTAAAGCTCCCAATCGACGTTTACCAGCCCAAGTTTTGGCACAATTGCAAAATAACCAAGGTTTAGCGGGGGCGATTAGTTTAGAGTCAGATGGCATACGCTTAAAGGGCGTTTCGTGGCTGAATCCTCAAAGCCAGCGTCTACTGTCGGTGGATAACTCAGCAGGTAATATGCAGCAGCGAATGCCAGCAGAAACCTTGATGATGTTATCTGGTAGTAATTTACAACGGCTGTGGGGTGACTATATTCTCACATCCCAAGGAAATCCGCTTTCACCCGTATCTCCAGAACAATTACGTAGCGGGGTGAAATCGCTGACGAGTCTTGATTTAGAACGAGATTTACTCAGTTGGATGAAAGGTGAGTTTGCTGTCTCGCTGATTCCCAACGTTCAAAACAACGGCGCACCAGGAGATTTTAGGGCTGGATTGGTATTCATGGTTAAAGCCAGCGATCGCAAATTAGCTGAAGCATCTCTCCAAAAGCTAGATGACATCATTAAAACTCAATACCAATTCCAAATTCAACCAGGAACAGTTGCAGGTCAACCTGTTGTTAACTGGATTGGGCCTTTCGGCACTTTAACAGCCAGCCACGGCTGGTTAGATCAAGATACTGCGTTCATGGTATTAGGCGCTCCCGTTACCGATAAAATTGTGCCTAAACCCACTAGCACATTAGCCAGCAATCTTGCATATCAACAAACTGTGCCGACAGAGTTGAATCCCACAAATAGTGCATTTTTTATAGATGTCGAACGCATGGTAAATAACTTTACCCTCAATACCCTATTTCCCAAACAAAGAACTTTTTTAGAAGCGACTCGTTCCATTGGCGCAACAACCTCAGTGAGTGACAGCCGCAGTACCCGCTATGATATATTTCTCTCTCTGAAAAAATCGACCAATGCAGCCACTGTACCTAATTCAGAGAATCATCCCAACATCAGTAGTTCCAAACCTTAA
- a CDS encoding low-complexity tail membrane protein, whose amino-acid sequence MSSFRSDPILWIHIAGLATLPFFLVLCLLSLAIGEPLFPVWGEILLVATVGVTPLLWMQLRRPFYIYSLLGIALKPENLTEQQRKILCLINTKLNRVLSLVSAIILTVILWQLYKVVPQMQHLVSFLPQWHSLGLLLAAVAFLASNLFLQVPVSVARILVTNDTEFAAIEPLSLENIKHDFTILGVQVNQILPRLFQSFIGSNRNSQQP is encoded by the coding sequence ATGTCTTCGTTTCGCTCTGACCCTATATTGTGGATTCACATTGCTGGATTAGCGACACTGCCATTTTTCTTGGTTTTGTGCTTATTGTCCTTGGCGATCGGTGAACCACTCTTCCCGGTGTGGGGAGAAATATTGTTAGTCGCCACTGTTGGCGTTACTCCACTATTGTGGATGCAGCTACGCCGCCCATTTTATATATATTCTCTTTTAGGGATCGCTCTCAAACCCGAAAATTTAACAGAACAACAGCGCAAGATACTTTGTTTAATTAATACTAAATTAAACCGGGTGTTGTCTCTGGTGTCCGCCATAATATTAACGGTCATCTTGTGGCAGCTTTACAAAGTTGTACCCCAAATGCAACATTTAGTCAGCTTTTTGCCGCAATGGCATAGCTTAGGCTTACTTTTAGCTGCTGTAGCTTTTTTAGCAAGTAATTTATTTTTACAAGTTCCCGTGAGTGTGGCACGGATTTTAGTGACTAATGACACAGAATTTGCTGCCATCGAACCGTTATCTTTAGAAAATATCAAGCATGATTTCACTATTTTAGGGGTGCAAGTTAATCAAATTTTACCCAGGTTGTTTCAATCCTTCATCGGGAGCAATAGAAACTCGCAGCAGCCCTAA
- the infB gene encoding translation initiation factor IF-2 yields the protein MNNGKVRIYELSKELNLDNKELLAICDQLNIAVKSHSSTISESEAERIRTAAEKLAVTNGTPKREIGTHPPKPNSHQPGSHSRPAPPPHKQQILEIRKPKILRNPNTNAPEASVANQNQSASSEVNSPAPPRPFATPVSSMKPTAPTRPVPRNQSENSQAPAVTDAPQKANTPLAENTAAEKPERAPSHKSRPEKPQKPQLSAPPARPEAEKPAVGGSSTAEKPILKRDRDQTSNNKPTKAGKPSQSHSDSSPAPKQSRQNSGPVKAEPRTNRNSAPGSGDVPRPQRPVRQSESAATVPLATPPSRPTGAATGKVSVDDDAVVPELLDLKRPTPPRLAKGGKKWQEEEIIDEVKEKSGKGAPKGKRVKPILEDDFEDDDLLEEGLDIPATIQATLSIARPPKPKAARPAQTAPTSVATPTVRGKRTTSNRGEQNRRQEAEPKRDRPAKIVVTGPMTVQELANELVVADTEIVKILFLKGMAVSITQNLDIPTITLVGKELEVEVETAEPEAEARKVTEMIDVADLEYLIRRPPVVTIMGHVDHGKTTLLDSIRKTKVAAGEAGGITQHIGAYHVDIEHDNKLHQIVFLDTPGHEAFTAMRARGARVTDIAILVVAADDGVRPQTIEAISHAQAAEVPIVVAINKIDKEGAQPDRVKQELTQYGLTPEEWGGETIMVPVSAIKGENLDTLLEMILLVAEVEELSANPDRLAKGTVIEAHLDKAKGAVATLLIQNGSLHVGDMLVAGSAFGKVRAMVDDRGRRVEAATPSFAVEVLGLSDVPAAGDDFEVFENEKEARSIAGDRADKQRLSRLLQGRVTLTTLSAQAQEGELKELNLILKGDVQGSVEAIIGSLKQIPQNEVQIRMLLASAGEITQTDIDLAAASNAVIIGFNTTYASGARQAADEAGVDVREYNIIYKLLEDIQGALEGLLEPELVEEALGQCEVRAVFPVGKGAVAGCYVQSGKLVRNCKLRVRRGGKVVYEGVLDSLKRIKDDVREVNAGYECGINVDKFHDWVEGDIIEAYQMVTKRRTLTLTR from the coding sequence TTTATGAATTATCAAAGGAATTGAATTTGGATAACAAAGAGCTATTAGCAATTTGCGACCAGCTCAATATTGCGGTCAAAAGCCATAGCAGCACAATTTCAGAATCAGAGGCAGAACGAATCCGGACGGCTGCCGAAAAATTGGCAGTAACGAATGGAACACCTAAAAGAGAAATAGGAACACACCCCCCAAAACCAAATTCACATCAACCTGGCTCTCATAGCCGACCTGCACCACCACCACACAAACAACAAATTTTGGAAATTCGTAAACCCAAAATATTGAGAAATCCTAACACCAATGCCCCAGAGGCATCAGTAGCTAATCAGAATCAATCAGCTTCTTCTGAAGTCAATTCTCCAGCACCTCCACGGCCCTTCGCTACACCAGTCTCATCCATGAAGCCGACGGCACCAACCAGACCTGTACCCCGGAATCAATCTGAGAACTCACAGGCACCTGCTGTTACAGATGCACCCCAAAAAGCAAATACGCCCTTAGCAGAAAACACAGCAGCAGAAAAGCCAGAAAGAGCGCCTTCGCATAAGTCCAGGCCAGAAAAACCGCAAAAACCGCAATTATCTGCGCCACCTGCAAGACCAGAAGCGGAAAAACCCGCAGTTGGTGGGTCAAGTACGGCAGAAAAACCGATACTGAAGCGCGATCGCGACCAAACTAGCAACAATAAACCAACTAAGGCTGGCAAACCATCTCAGTCTCACTCAGACTCATCCCCAGCACCCAAGCAAAGTCGCCAAAACTCAGGGCCTGTCAAAGCCGAACCGCGAACAAATCGGAACTCGGCTCCCGGTTCAGGAGATGTACCACGTCCCCAAAGGCCAGTGCGTCAATCAGAATCGGCGGCGACTGTACCCTTGGCAACTCCGCCTAGCAGACCTACAGGTGCAGCCACAGGCAAAGTCTCAGTGGATGATGATGCCGTCGTTCCAGAACTCTTAGACTTAAAACGACCCACACCACCTCGTTTAGCCAAAGGTGGTAAAAAATGGCAAGAAGAAGAAATCATCGACGAAGTTAAAGAGAAATCCGGCAAAGGTGCCCCCAAAGGCAAGCGGGTCAAACCAATTCTGGAAGATGACTTTGAAGATGATGATTTGCTAGAAGAAGGTCTAGACATCCCGGCTACCATCCAGGCAACTCTTTCGATCGCTCGTCCGCCAAAACCAAAAGCAGCGCGACCAGCCCAAACAGCACCCACATCCGTGGCTACCCCAACTGTTAGGGGCAAGAGAACTACCTCAAATCGCGGTGAACAGAACCGTCGTCAAGAAGCAGAGCCAAAACGCGATCGCCCAGCCAAAATCGTGGTCACAGGCCCGATGACTGTGCAGGAACTCGCCAACGAATTGGTAGTTGCAGATACAGAGATTGTGAAAATCCTGTTCCTCAAAGGTATGGCGGTGAGTATCACCCAAAATTTGGATATCCCAACCATCACCTTAGTAGGTAAAGAGTTAGAAGTAGAAGTCGAAACCGCCGAACCAGAAGCAGAAGCGCGGAAAGTCACAGAAATGATCGACGTAGCAGATTTAGAATATCTGATTCGTCGTCCGCCAGTTGTCACCATTATGGGTCACGTAGACCACGGTAAAACCACCCTACTCGACTCGATTCGCAAAACCAAAGTCGCGGCTGGAGAAGCTGGGGGTATTACCCAACACATCGGTGCATACCATGTGGACATCGAACATGACAACAAGCTGCATCAGATTGTCTTCTTGGATACTCCGGGTCACGAAGCCTTCACCGCAATGCGGGCTAGAGGCGCGAGGGTGACAGATATCGCCATTTTGGTAGTAGCAGCCGATGATGGTGTGCGTCCCCAAACAATTGAAGCCATCAGCCACGCCCAAGCCGCCGAAGTGCCAATTGTAGTCGCTATCAACAAAATTGATAAAGAAGGCGCACAACCAGACCGGGTGAAACAAGAATTGACACAATATGGCTTAACCCCAGAAGAATGGGGCGGCGAAACCATCATGGTGCCAGTCAGTGCGATTAAGGGTGAAAACCTCGATACACTCCTGGAAATGATTTTGTTGGTGGCAGAAGTTGAAGAACTCTCAGCCAACCCCGATCGCCTAGCTAAAGGTACTGTGATTGAAGCCCACCTGGATAAAGCCAAGGGTGCAGTTGCTACCTTGTTGATTCAAAACGGTAGTCTCCACGTCGGAGATATGCTCGTGGCAGGTTCAGCCTTTGGTAAAGTCCGGGCAATGGTCGATGACCGTGGACGGAGAGTCGAAGCAGCCACACCTTCCTTTGCGGTTGAGGTGTTGGGGTTAAGTGATGTACCTGCCGCAGGGGATGACTTCGAGGTCTTCGAGAATGAAAAAGAAGCCCGGAGTATTGCAGGCGATCGCGCCGACAAACAACGTCTATCACGACTGTTGCAGGGACGTGTCACCCTAACTACCCTATCGGCACAAGCTCAAGAAGGCGAGTTGAAGGAACTCAACTTAATCCTCAAAGGCGACGTGCAAGGTTCTGTCGAAGCGATTATTGGTTCGCTGAAGCAAATCCCCCAAAACGAAGTGCAGATTCGGATGCTGTTAGCATCGGCTGGGGAAATCACCCAAACAGACATTGACTTAGCTGCTGCTAGTAACGCAGTCATCATTGGCTTTAACACCACCTACGCCAGTGGCGCAAGACAAGCTGCTGATGAGGCTGGTGTGGATGTCCGGGAGTATAACATCATCTATAAACTCCTCGAAGATATCCAAGGAGCCTTGGAAGGTCTGTTGGAACCAGAGTTGGTGGAAGAAGCCCTTGGTCAGTGCGAAGTCCGTGCTGTCTTCCCAGTGGGTAAAGGAGCCGTTGCTGGCTGTTATGTGCAGTCTGGCAAGCTGGTACGTAACTGCAAACTGCGTGTGCGTCGTGGCGGTAAAGTCGTCTACGAAGGAGTCCTTGATTCTCTCAAACGGATCAAAGACGATGTTCGGGAAGTCAATGCCGGTTATGAATGCGGTATTAACGTCGATAAATTCCATGACTGGGTAGAAGGCGACATTATTGAAGCCTACCAGATGGTGACAAAACGTCGTACCCTCACATTGACAAGATAG